The DNA region CGATTTAAGCTAAAGCAAGATTTAGTAGTTGCTTGCGAAATGGAACTTTTTTTAAGTAGTTTTATTAGCCCTTTTTATCTTTGGAAAAATGGATATTTAAAAAAAAATAAATTATCAAACAACCAAGTATTATGACTGAACTAACAGTTGAAAGTTTAGACATTAGCGTAGCCATTCCTGCATATAATGGAGCAACTCGATTACCTAAAATTTTAGATAAACTATTAAGCCAGACAGGAGTAGAACAACTTAGCTGGGAAATTATTATTGTAGATAACAATAGTTCTGATAATACATCTGAAATCATCCAGAATTACCAAAAAATATTTAATGGAAACTGTCATTTAAGATATTTTTTAGAAACCGAACAAGGAGCAGCATTTGCACGACTGCGGGCAGTACGTGAAGCCAGAGGGCAGCTAATCGCATTTTTAGATGATGATAACTTACCTGCACCTGATTGGTTATCAGAAGCATATAAATTTGGATTGGAGCATCCGCAAGCAGGTGCTTGGAGTGGACAAATTCATGGTGATTTTGAAGTCAAGCCACCAGAAAATTTTGAAAGAATTCAAGCTTTTTTAGCTATTAGAGAACATGGCTCAAATCCACATTTATTTGATGCTGACAATTTAAGGCTTCCTCCTGGTGCGGCGCTTGTTGTTAGAACAAAAGTATGGCTTGAAAATGTACCACAACAACCTAATTTAAGTGGTAAGTTACCTGGTATTTTGGTACAGGGTGATGACTATGAACCATTGCTTTATATACATTATGCAGGTTGGCAAATTTGGTATAACCCTACCATGCATACTTATCATCAAATACCGCATTGGCGACTTGAGCAAGATTATCTCTTAACGTTGGCACGCGGCTGTGGATTGTGTATTTTTCAGTTACGCTTGATAAATACTAAAAATTGGCAAAAACCGATAGTTTTTGTGAAAACTATCTTGGGGAATTTACGCCGAGTATTACAACATCTCATTCGATATAGAGGGCAATTTAAAAATAATCTAATTCCACTTTTTGAGATGGAGTTTTATTTAGCTAGTATGATGAGTCCTTTTTACTACTTTAAATGTAATTTAGGCAAAGTATTAAAAAATAAAATAGCCATATAGCAATGATTAAATCTACTAGCAGAAAATTGCCGAAGATTTCTGTAATCATCCCTGCTTACAATTGTGAAAAGACTATTAAGTATACAATCCAATCTGTTTTAAATCAAACTTTTTCTGATCTAGAATTAATTATAATTAATGATGGTTCGCAAGACTCAACAATAGAAGTTATTGCAGAAATTCAAGATTCACGAATAAAAGTATTTTCTTACCCCAATGCTGGCGGAAACGTCAGCCGTAACCGAGGGCTACACCTTGCAGTTGGAGAATTTGTTAGTTTCTTAGATGCAGATGATCTTTGGACACCTGATAAACTTCATTCTCAGTTAAAGGCTCTGCAAGAAAATATTACTGCAAAAGTTGCTTACAGTTGGACTGATTATATTAATGCAAATGGGGAATTTATACTTTCAGGCAAGCGCGTCAATCTAAATGGAAATGTTTATGAAAGTTTGTTATTAAATAACTTTCTAGAGAATGGTTCTAATCCTTTAATTTGTAGAAAAGCTTTAACTAAATTAGGTGGCTTTGACGAATCTCTAAGTGCGGCTCAGGATTGGGATATGTGGCTGCGATTAGCTTTTCAGTTTGATTTTGTATGTGTGCCATCTGTACAAATCTTATATCGCATAAGTGCTAATTCAGTTTCTTCTAATCTTGTCAGACAGGAAAAATCCTGCCTGCAAGTACTTAAAAGAGCTTACAAGCAAAGTTCTTATCTACGAGATGCTTCTGCACGTTCAACACTAAAGCATAATTGGAATACAAGCCTAGCAAATTTATACAAATACTTGACCTGTAAAGCGCTACAAAAGCCGTTGAACAACAAAAAAGGTCTAGCAGCCGCTATATTTTTATGGAAGTATTTTCTTCATGACCCTTTAAAACTTCAGAATATAAATTTCACTTTAAAACTATTACTGAAAATAGTCATAATCCTTATAATGCCTAGCTTGTTAGACAATATTACTAACCAGCGCGAAGTAAGAAGGCAAGAAGTTGAAACATTGCTCAACGGTTGGGTAATTGAAAAGCGATCAGAAAACAAAAATGGATATCAGAGTGCAGTTACTGTTTCTAGTTAATTCTAAAAATCTGTTGAATAAAAACTCCAGCAGTGGTTTTACCCTACTAGAAACTTTAGTAGTTGTTTTATTAATTGGTATATTAGCCACGCTGGCAATACCCAACTGGCTAGGCTTTGTGCAGAATCGCCACCTCAACTCTGCCCAAAACGAGGTTTATTATGCTATGCGCCAAGCCCAAAGCCAAGCTACTAAGGAAAAATTGCCTTGGCAAGCCAGCTTTCGGGAACAAAACAGTATTCTTCAATGGGCGGTTCATCCTGCCACAGTCAACCCATCTAACGCTAACTGGAATAATCTCAATTTCAATGTGCGCTTAGATGCAGAAACAACCCTATCAGAGTCAAATGGCATCAGACAAATCCAATTTGATCACAGAGGTAATGTCAGACAACCGCCATTAGGACGGATAACACTATCAAGCAAGTATGGTGGTAAAGCTAAACGTTGTGTTGTTGTTTCTACGATTTTAGGAGCAATGCGAATGGAAAAAGACCATACCACAGCCGAAAACGGTAAGTATTGCTATTAAGATATTTTTAGTTTATTCAAATAAGGTATTGTGTGCTGAACTTACCAACAATCTCAAAACAGCACCTGATTATTTTCACTCGTTATCCAGAACCAGGGAAGACTAAAACTAGACTAATACCTGCTTTGGGAACTGTTGGTGCTGCCAATCTTCAACGGGAAATGACTGAACATACAATATTTCAGGTTCAAGAATTGCAAAAAGCCATTGCCATATCTGTAGAAGTGAGATTTACAGGTGGGGATTCGCAACTTATGCAAGACTGGCTGGGGTTGGATTTGGTTTACCAGTCTCAAGGTGAAGGCGATTTAGGTTCGCGGATGGCGCGATCGCTTTTCGAGGCTTTTGAATCTGATGCCACAAAAGTAATTATCATCGGTACAGATTGTCCTGGAGTCAATGCTCAGATTTTAGAGACAGCCTTTGAAAAGTTACACAGCTTTGACTTAGTACTTGGGCCTGCGATCGACGGTGGATATTACTTAATTGGGTTGCGCCAACCCATCCCGGAGTTATTCGTTAACATCGAGTGGGGAACTGCTCAAGTATTCCAGAAAACTGTGGAAATTGCTGAGAAACTTAATTTATCATACGTGAACTTGTTGTCTTTAGCTGATGTTGACCGACCGGAGGATCTGCCAATTTGGGAACAAGCTTTTGCAAGGGAGATGGAAAAATAAGGGAGTATAGCGATTTTTATATGGATGCAAAAGCCACTAGGGGCGCACATTTATCATTGGTGTCAATTGAAGCTAGAAATAGCTTAACTGTTGGCTTCGTCACCCAATACGGTTCGGATAAGCAGGGGAGGAAAGAAAGTAGCAATTTCTCTTCCCCTGCAACTCTACTCCCCCTGCTCAAGAACTGCTTGCCTCAAAAGATAACTTTGTTAACTGAACCGTATTGCTTCCTCACCCGCCTGGGAATAAATTCCAAGGCTAATAGCTAAAGTCTACTCAAGTAGACTAAAGATTTTTGGGTATATTTTAGTCATCAAGAGATGACTTTTGCTATTAGCAAGGAAGTTCAGTTCCTTGCGGGACATAACTTTTACCTTAAGTTGATAAAAATGCACATGTGTGTATTCCTACAAAATACGTATATTATGACCGATTAAGAACTGTAATAAGGTAAATCGGGTAATTAATCAGTCTTTTCTTACAGAACCGCATCACGTTTGTATTTTAAAATACTATAATTTTCTGAAGACACTGTACATAACAAATGTTACTCTGGCCTAGTTGAAAACCAAGAGGCAGATAGCCTTTAGCAATATTGAATCTGCTTTGTGTTTCTATACAATAGTCACGGTCATAGGCACAATATTCAAGTAGCTTGAAATATGAAAATCACTCGTATTCACCGCCAGTTCCAAAAACTATGGTTAACCGTTTTACTTCCGTGAGTACTGCCCTCACACTTAAGGTAGTTGGAATAATTTGCATTTTGTCGTTTTTTGTTGACTTTTTGATTCTGTTGTTACCCTTTCAACCGACTGATCGAGTATGGCAAATTAACTTGGCAACAGCGCTAGTTGATCGGGGAATTGTGCCTCTAGTCGGTTTGGGGCTGCTGTTTGCTGCCTATTGGATTGACAGTGCTGATGCAGCAAGCGATCGCCCCCAAGGTATCGATTTAAGATTTCCTGCTGTGATCCTTTCAAGTATTTTAGGGTTGATGTTCTTGCTGATTTTTCCCCTGCACCTCAATAACGTCAATCAAGCTAAGGCTCAAACACTTAACCGCATTGCCCAAGAAGGAGATCAGGCAGAAACTCAACTGAACAATCGGTTTTCGCAATTGCAAGCACAACTGAATACTGAGCAAGGAAAAGCTCAACTAGATCAACTGCGAACCCAAACCAAAGCTCAGTTTAGTGAAATCCTCAAAGATGACCAAAAATATAAGCAAGCGATTGAAAGCCCTCAAATTCCTGCAAATATTAAAGAGTTGCTAACGAAGGCTAAAACAAATCCCCAAGTACTTGACAAAGCTATTGAACAACAAACAGATATTCAGACGCTGCGAACTCAACAACTAAGCCAAGTTCGCCAGCGCAGAGACGAAGCAGAGAAACAAGCTAAAGATACTGCTTGGAAGTCTGGACTGCGAATTGGGATTAGCAGTTTACTGTTGTCCATTGGTTACATTATCATCGGCTGGACAGGTTTAAAAGGTAGCGGTGCTGTACAAGGTGGTAAACCTAGAGCGGCTGCACGCTAATCCATTATCGGTATGGCAGTAGGACGTTTAAAGGCTTATACTGCCATACGCCTAATAGCTAATAACAATAAAAACGCAATTATTACTCAGTAAAATCGCTATAAAACTTAGGTAATGTTCTCAATTTACATACTGACATATAACGAAGAGTTAGATATTGCTGCTTGTATCGAATCGGCGATGCTATCGGATGACATCATTGTTGTGGATTCATGCAGTAGCGATCGCACTGTGGAAATCGCTAGTCGCTATCCCATCCGCGTCATTCAACACGCTTTTGAAAGCCACGGTCGCCAACGCACCTGGATGTTAGAGTCTATCCCTCCGAAGCACGAATGGGTTTACATTCTCGAAGCTGACGAGCGCATGACACCAGAACTGTTCGCTGAATGCGAAAAGGCAAGTCAGAGTCTTGACTACATCGGTTACTACGTGGCTGAACGTGTCATGTTCATGAATCGTTGGATTCGCTACAGCACCCAGTATCCCCGTTACCAAATGCGCCTCTTTCGCCACGGTAAGGTCTGGTTTACAGATTATGGTCATACTGAACGGGAAGTTTGTGAGGGTGCAACTAGCTTTTTAAAAGAGACATACCCACACTACACTTGTAGCAAAGGGTTGAGTCGCTGGATTGACAAGCATAACCGTTATTCTACAGACGAAGCTCAAGAAACGCTATATCAACTAGAACAGGGAAAGGTCAACT from Nostoc commune NIES-4072 includes:
- the hpsE gene encoding hormogonium polysaccharide biosynthesis glycosyltransferase HpsE, translating into MTELTVESLDISVAIPAYNGATRLPKILDKLLSQTGVEQLSWEIIIVDNNSSDNTSEIIQNYQKIFNGNCHLRYFLETEQGAAFARLRAVREARGQLIAFLDDDNLPAPDWLSEAYKFGLEHPQAGAWSGQIHGDFEVKPPENFERIQAFLAIREHGSNPHLFDADNLRLPPGAALVVRTKVWLENVPQQPNLSGKLPGILVQGDDYEPLLYIHYAGWQIWYNPTMHTYHQIPHWRLEQDYLLTLARGCGLCIFQLRLINTKNWQKPIVFVKTILGNLRRVLQHLIRYRGQFKNNLIPLFEMEFYLASMMSPFYYFKCNLGKVLKNKIAI
- a CDS encoding glycosyltransferase, yielding MIKSTSRKLPKISVIIPAYNCEKTIKYTIQSVLNQTFSDLELIIINDGSQDSTIEVIAEIQDSRIKVFSYPNAGGNVSRNRGLHLAVGEFVSFLDADDLWTPDKLHSQLKALQENITAKVAYSWTDYINANGEFILSGKRVNLNGNVYESLLLNNFLENGSNPLICRKALTKLGGFDESLSAAQDWDMWLRLAFQFDFVCVPSVQILYRISANSVSSNLVRQEKSCLQVLKRAYKQSSYLRDASARSTLKHNWNTSLANLYKYLTCKALQKPLNNKKGLAAAIFLWKYFLHDPLKLQNINFTLKLLLKIVIILIMPSLLDNITNQREVRRQEVETLLNGWVIEKRSENKNGYQSAVTVSS
- a CDS encoding pilus assembly FimT family protein, with translation MDIRVQLLFLVNSKNLLNKNSSSGFTLLETLVVVLLIGILATLAIPNWLGFVQNRHLNSAQNEVYYAMRQAQSQATKEKLPWQASFREQNSILQWAVHPATVNPSNANWNNLNFNVRLDAETTLSESNGIRQIQFDHRGNVRQPPLGRITLSSKYGGKAKRCVVVSTILGAMRMEKDHTTAENGKYCY
- a CDS encoding TIGR04282 family arsenosugar biosynthesis glycosyltransferase, with translation MLNLPTISKQHLIIFTRYPEPGKTKTRLIPALGTVGAANLQREMTEHTIFQVQELQKAIAISVEVRFTGGDSQLMQDWLGLDLVYQSQGEGDLGSRMARSLFEAFESDATKVIIIGTDCPGVNAQILETAFEKLHSFDLVLGPAIDGGYYLIGLRQPIPELFVNIEWGTAQVFQKTVEIAEKLNLSYVNLLSLADVDRPEDLPIWEQAFAREMEK
- the hpsJ-B gene encoding hormogonium polysaccharide biosynthesis protein HpsJ; its protein translation is MVNRFTSVSTALTLKVVGIICILSFFVDFLILLLPFQPTDRVWQINLATALVDRGIVPLVGLGLLFAAYWIDSADAASDRPQGIDLRFPAVILSSILGLMFLLIFPLHLNNVNQAKAQTLNRIAQEGDQAETQLNNRFSQLQAQLNTEQGKAQLDQLRTQTKAQFSEILKDDQKYKQAIESPQIPANIKELLTKAKTNPQVLDKAIEQQTDIQTLRTQQLSQVRQRRDEAEKQAKDTAWKSGLRIGISSLLLSIGYIIIGWTGLKGSGAVQGGKPRAAAR
- a CDS encoding glycosyltransferase family 2 protein, with product MFSIYILTYNEELDIAACIESAMLSDDIIVVDSCSSDRTVEIASRYPIRVIQHAFESHGRQRTWMLESIPPKHEWVYILEADERMTPELFAECEKASQSLDYIGYYVAERVMFMNRWIRYSTQYPRYQMRLFRHGKVWFTDYGHTEREVCEGATSFLKETYPHYTCSKGLSRWIDKHNRYSTDEAQETLYQLEQGKVNWQDLFFGKSEVERRRALKDLSLRLPARPLLRFVYMYFILGGCLDGRAGFAWCTLQAFYEYLILLKVWEMKYLPKPNLDATEILAQESTQQLQCVDSETTQADVA